The Acropora palmata chromosome 10, jaAcrPala1.3, whole genome shotgun sequence genome contains a region encoding:
- the LOC141893589 gene encoding non-structural maintenance of chromosomes element 1 homolog: protein MRQSQRLFLQTLMSKQFLSEKETKDVYKKACAEFGDDSPPENFAGFLDAINKNLRAFDMEIRRGVSEDDGNIHFGLVNTAEDEHSKMATDYSPHDITFFKKVMDLIVASPDGTVSSMEALHIAPDLEKKMAITHAEKLIGKLVKDNWMSESSGSYSLGPRAMLELHPYLNRVYEDDVVECMICHMIAIKGQCCAQCEGKIHKRCAARYFQRRTVKTCPNQQCGAVWTNEILELSSSAANEEGESIAVPTSQKRKKRR, encoded by the exons ATGAGACAATCGCAACGTCTCTTTCTGCAAACGCTGATGTCAAAACAGTTTCTATCTGAGAAAGAGACAAAAGACGTTTACAAGAAGGCTTGCGCAGAGTTCGGAG aTGATTCTCCTCCAGAGAACTTTGCCGGCTTTTTAGACGCCATCAATAAAAACTTGCGTGCTTTTGACATGGAAATCAGACGTGGCGTCTCTGAAGACGATGGTAATATCCATTTTGGTTTG GTAAACACAGCAGAGGACGAGCATTCTAAAATGGCAACAGACTATTCACCACACGATATtacatttttcaagaaagTG ATGGATTTGATTGTGGCCTCTCCTGATGGCACTGTGTCTTCAATGGAAGCACTTCACATTGCACCGGATTTAGAGAAAAAGATGGCCATAACTCATGCAGAGAAACTTATTGGAAAGCTTGTCAAGGACAATTGGATGTCAGAG TCATCAGGTTCATACTCATTGGGACCAAGAGCCATGCTGGAGCTTCATCCATACCTGAACAGAGTGTATGAGGATGATGTGGTGGAGTGCATGATTTGTCACATGATAGCTATCAAG GGTCAGTGTTGTGCTCAATGTGAAGgtaaaattcacaaaagaTGTGCAGCACGCTACTTCCAAAGAAG GACGGTGAAGACTTGTCCTAATCAGCAGTGTGGTGCAGTTTGGACAAATGAAATTCTAGAACTATCATCATCTGCAGCCAATGAAGAGG GGGAAAGCATTGCTGTACCTACATCACAGAAACGCAAgaaaagaagatga
- the LOC141893587 gene encoding nuclear inhibitor of protein phosphatase 1-like, with translation MAAQKPGVPSTAPPFEVPSWAGKPPQGLHLDVMKQTSLVEKLIIDQKSYYLFGRNKEVCDFSLEHTSCSRVHAALVFHRHLNRSFLIDLKSTHGTFIGTIRLEPQKPTQVQVDSVIRFGASTRSYVLREKPAMPSSGTKLSENAPDKTEQDNEESSTGGLLGLPESDTDLDDLTEFNTAHNKRISSLGVEEGSTNLASVASLKRKRKSSLSVAFREGEEIINPEDIDPTVGKFRNMIQTTLVVPNKKMRGPVSPMGNLTENITRRLQSFTYSQGLYSNLPGSGLVPEPTSPTSPTTQHKPRMTITSAPDVSSPTLPTSPKIPVPEPIATVPSMQNAQMTIAEAPKKKYAKEAWPGKKPTPSLLI, from the exons ATGGCGGCACAGAAGCCGGGAGTTCCTTCAACTGCGCCACCTTTTGAGGTCCCCAGCTG gGCAGGGAAACCACCTCAAGGGCTTCATTTAGATGTTATGAAACAGACAAGTTTAGTAGAG AAACTGATCATTGACCAGAAGTCATACTATTTGTTTGGAAGGAACAAAGAAGTTTGTGACTTTTCATTGGAACACACATCATGTTCAAGAGTACATGCTGCTCTTGTGTTTCACAGACATCTAAATCGCTCTTTCTTGATTGATCTCAAAAGCA CTCATGGTACGTTTATTGGCACTATACGTTTGGAGCCACAGAAACCAACTCAAGTCCAGGTTGATAGTGTAATTAGATTTGGTGCATCTACCAGGAGCTATGTTCTGCGAGAGAAACCAGCCATGCCCAGCTCAGGCACAAAGCTATCGGAGAATGCGCCGGACAAGACTGAGCAAGACAATGAAGAAAGTTCAACGGGAGGATTGCTTGGGCTTCCTGAATCAGACACTGATCTTGAT GATTTGACGGAATTCAACACTGCCCACAATAAAAGGATATCATCCCTTGGCGTGGAAGAAGGAAGCACAAACTTAGCCAGCGTAGCGTCcttaaaacgaaaaagaaaatcatccCTTTCTGTGGCATTTAGAGAGGGAGAGGAAATAATTAATCCAG aGGATATCGACCCCACCGTAGGCAAGTTTAGAAATATGATCCAAACGACTCTTGTGGTTCCAAACAAG aaaatgcGAGGTCCAGTGTCACCAATGGGCAACTTAACCGAGAACATCACGCGGCGACTTCAAAGTTTTACTTATTCGCAAGGTCTTTATTCCAATCTCCCAGGAAGCGGACTTGTTCCCGAACCCACCAGTCCCACGTCGCCCACCACACAACATAAACCGCGCATGACCATCACTTCGGCACCCGATGTATCTTCGCCGACTTTGCCGACCTCTCCGAAAATACCCGTGCCCGAACCGATCGCAACAGTCCCGTCTATGCAAAATGCGCAAATGACGATTGCCGAAGCGCCCAAAAAGAAATACGCGAAAGAGGCGTGGCCCGGAAAGAAACCAACGCCGTCTTTACTAATTTAG